One segment of Sparus aurata unplaced genomic scaffold, fSpaAur1.1, whole genome shotgun sequence DNA contains the following:
- the LOC115578009 gene encoding microfibril-associated glycoprotein 4-like, producing MQSLSPAARRLRGEKSLRQIHISHFQQKLTMKLLSVLAPALTSGTERYPRDCSVIHQDKSQRSGVFTIYPDGPRSAVQVYCDMDSLRGGWTVFQRRMDGSVNFYRPWDQYRTGFGSAAGEYWLGLDNIHHLTEGRRIELLVQMEDFEGKSVFARYTSFSVGGECHGYLLKVSGFINGGAGNALNHHNGRKFSTFDKDQDAWKGNCARSFLGAFWYGICHNANPNGVYRWGADKTLYAVGVDWVQWKGYNYSLKSISMKIRPVH from the exons ATGCAGAGTCTCTCCCCTGCAGCCAGAAGACTGAGAGGTGAAAAG AGTCTCAGACAGATCCACATCAGCCACTTCCAGCAAAAACTGACGATGAAG CTGCTCTCAGTCCTGGCTCCAGCGCTCACCAGCGGCACTGAAAGGTATCCGAGGGACTGCAGTGTCATCCACCAGGACAAGAGCCAACGCAGTGGAGTGTTCACCATCTATCCTGATGGACCCAGGTCTGCTGTCCAG gtgtactGTGACATGGACTCACTGAGAGGAGGCTGGACG GTGTTCCAGAGGAGGATGGACGGCTCGGTGAACTTCTACAGGCCCTGGGATCAGTACAGGACGGGCTTTGGGAGCGCTGCTGGAGAGTACTGGCTCG gtctgGACAACATCCACCACCTGACTGAAGGCCGTAGAATTGAGCTCCTGGTCCAGATGGAGGACTTTGAGGGGAAATCAGTATTTGCTCGTTACACTTCGTTCTCTGTCGGAGGAGAATGTCACGGATATTTACTGAAGGTGTCTGGATTCATCAACGGAGGGGCAG GAAACGCCCTGAATCATCACAACGGACGAAAGTTCTCCACCTTCGACAAAGACCAGGATGCCTGGAAGGGGAACTGTGCCAGATCATTCCTGGGAGCGTTCTGGTACGGGATTTGTCACAACGCTAATCCCAACGGGGTTTATCGATGGGGGGCTGATAAAACTCTCTATGCTGTTGGAGTGGACTGGGTCCAGTGGAAGGGCTACAACTACTCCCTGAAGAGCATCAGCATGAAGATCCGTCCTGTGCACTAG
- the LOC115578011 gene encoding microfibril-associated glycoprotein 4-like isoform X1: MIHHRDISASRHTTSGFSSTHFNRNLTMKLLPVVLLLAPVLTRCQQLVLPLDCSDIHNDDRSRPSGVFTIYPIGATSAVQVYCDMDSQEGGWTVFQRRMDGSVNFYRPWDQYKTGFGSAAGEYWLGLENLFHLTLRKRYELLVDMEDFEGNQVFARYSSFSISPESYGYRLHVSGFTDGGAGDSLGYHSGQKFSTFDKDQDNKGDGNCARLRLGAFWYNGCFRANPNGVYRWGADGTVSAVGVEWSHWKGHDYSLKSISMKIRPVQ; encoded by the exons ATGATACATCACAGAGACATCAGTGCATCCAGACACACGACATCAGGATTCTCATCAACTCACTTCAACAGAAATCTGACGATGAAG CTGCTGCCAGTCGTCCTGCTCCTGGCTCCGGTACTGACCCGCTGCCAGCAGCTCGTCCTGCCTCTGGACTGCAGTGATATTCATAATGACGACAGGAGCCGACCCAGCGGAGTGTTCACCATCTATCCcatcggagccacgtctgctgTCCAG gtgtACTGTGACATGGATTCACAGGAGGGAGGCTGGACG GTGTTCCAGAGGAGGATGGACGGCTCGGTGAACTTCTACAGGCCCTGGGATCAATACAAGACGGGCTTTGGGAGCGCTGCTGGAGAGTACTGGCTCG GTCTTGAGAATCTCTTCCACCTGACTCTGAGGAAGAGGTACGAGCTGCTGGTCGACATGGAGGACTTTGAGGGAAACCAGGTGTTCGCTCGTTACTCCTCGTTCTCCATCAGCCCAGAGTCCTACGGATACAGACTGCATGTGTCAGGATTCACTGATGGAGGGGCAG GAGACTCCCTCGGGTATCACAGTGGACAGAAGTTCTCCACCTTCGACAAAGACCAGGATAACAAAGGGGATGGTAACTGTGCCAGATTACGCCTGGGAGCATTCTGGTACAACGGTTGTTTCCGTGCAAATCCAAACGGGGTTTATCGTTGGGGGGCTGATGGAACTGTCTCTGCTGTTGGAGTGGAGTGGTCCCACTGGAAGGGTCACGACTACTCCCTGAAGAGCATCAGCATGAAGATCCGTCCTGTGCAGTAG
- the LOC115578011 gene encoding microfibril-associated glycoprotein 4-like isoform X2: MKLLPVVLLLAPVLTRCQQLVLPLDCSDIHNDDRSRPSGVFTIYPIGATSAVQVYCDMDSQEGGWTVFQRRMDGSVNFYRPWDQYKTGFGSAAGEYWLGLENLFHLTLRKRYELLVDMEDFEGNQVFARYSSFSISPESYGYRLHVSGFTDGGAGDSLGYHSGQKFSTFDKDQDNKGDGNCARLRLGAFWYNGCFRANPNGVYRWGADGTVSAVGVEWSHWKGHDYSLKSISMKIRPVQ; the protein is encoded by the exons CTGCTGCCAGTCGTCCTGCTCCTGGCTCCGGTACTGACCCGCTGCCAGCAGCTCGTCCTGCCTCTGGACTGCAGTGATATTCATAATGACGACAGGAGCCGACCCAGCGGAGTGTTCACCATCTATCCcatcggagccacgtctgctgTCCAG gtgtACTGTGACATGGATTCACAGGAGGGAGGCTGGACG GTGTTCCAGAGGAGGATGGACGGCTCGGTGAACTTCTACAGGCCCTGGGATCAATACAAGACGGGCTTTGGGAGCGCTGCTGGAGAGTACTGGCTCG GTCTTGAGAATCTCTTCCACCTGACTCTGAGGAAGAGGTACGAGCTGCTGGTCGACATGGAGGACTTTGAGGGAAACCAGGTGTTCGCTCGTTACTCCTCGTTCTCCATCAGCCCAGAGTCCTACGGATACAGACTGCATGTGTCAGGATTCACTGATGGAGGGGCAG GAGACTCCCTCGGGTATCACAGTGGACAGAAGTTCTCCACCTTCGACAAAGACCAGGATAACAAAGGGGATGGTAACTGTGCCAGATTACGCCTGGGAGCATTCTGGTACAACGGTTGTTTCCGTGCAAATCCAAACGGGGTTTATCGTTGGGGGGCTGATGGAACTGTCTCTGCTGTTGGAGTGGAGTGGTCCCACTGGAAGGGTCACGACTACTCCCTGAAGAGCATCAGCATGAAGATCCGTCCTGTGCAGTAG